Proteins found in one Corynebacterium canis genomic segment:
- a CDS encoding DUF5979 domain-containing protein, whose product MKRYRRFWQLPATVVAALGLVIGGAPPAAADDTTTSQATSATPTPSQTSEAPEPSASSTPSTTDAGDPEPPGEPGNLDPTPVPNPIAGTNLSYSVKVLSDGTVDFDSDDSAGNDSGPKNGIVRVNDTVTYRLNFAVNEGQGSNSTFTLSLPKGMEFDSLPSVCLSGNISPSSAGEPSLPLSASSVDELKEQTLTCNVGTLSADSKVIDITARVLGYVHNGTELKPTKATLKVDGSPEYVVPEDELPEVTASARLKWDISMNSIALEEDKGYFYGPATEPCPWDKARVCKRSGLNLLISAPTSGKGAMPAIGDFTATADLSFETMYPQLSSAQLEKANGDKDKYGSRIVYVGGYYSAPGPKIGITDQGLLHTPTNAVRDSGAITFDKDKVAEPVEFRVSGADMSLRTYPSHALRPDNTPIPGNRAYAVSHYFSVYTPVDTIREFGVEKDGVRTLHTTYRYTELDMNGFTSNDHLNLAGQDAFNDYRTATPNITTKGSLNKAFTGVPGAERNMAPVEFSPGYASRGEGPPGGATIRSGGITVAPSQEVLSQLLVVGSRSEDPIDKTVVLCDSWDNSRLHLHAKDVPASAYPGTTFQSIPSNGAPVWVSGYNNVKSGDGTRWATSAAEAPQLTVQYSAKPGGAEAASQCGDDNGPWFDDPAAVPGNDAALLAKGIYTGVGRVRVHAVLPGPVANTVSAGSGVTMVLSINHRVSETNNNVGDIVPNWAAMKAIDAVIPDVNAALQDPTAWSNSGYVPDKHQGSPGDRLIVALAQARVDKKVRRGTDGEFTDTPPQVNGGGTVDSATGQIVPPDTVQFRLTPSLTSGALTTGILKEYWVEDCVPTSLDYESAEPRPAIVQKVAKKDGSDTEVVLPDGAKITGCKADETYIRWVYPQQEVNRPMDPIILTTKVSPLAQAGVYKNTVLVWAEGDQSDVKQRLDSAEVQINNLGGIKLDKVALTPEVQVNRTGQQHHELNKWQVSLVNTVPPGDDAPVENPDIIDVLPKNGEADSNFNGSLSFVSAKVVNGGDKVRIQYTKDPDVKLDPRDQGSTVWCDAPTSNDEGCPKELAEVTGLRIQRPGKFVSSDKITVEVAMKGEGNAKGDVYVNRAFAVAQGLQFPVGPIVRPERVVESSIGDYTWWDINRNGIQDDFGGAPEKPAPGVTVKLEGTDDLGNKVALETTTNDAGRYLFSTLRASDAKGYKITFAGKGKLTTQKAPGSNVDNDSNANPDTGESDPVVLPPNTENLSVDAGFTATGSLVFTKLLKGQGVDKYAPGDELEFDVRCVLDGQEVLQKTLTMTVPKGKTEITADPIKDIPAGAVCTVTETKGGNSDPGTPPSTSVEIEFDSETGTGNEEQIALTNNYSAGVIRIAKKLTGEPQAIEDAKTRNFVFDVTCKLADDQPPVLHIQGVTVTGENSVEVKGEDGNPAKLPKGAKCWAAETDAAGAIATTIDHHDFASGALIDPANPEELAEITITATNTVEIPRVPFKVSKVLVANGSTGSDEFGINYQCSAPGRDAAGAEVPADGSVKVTAGTDVLVGDFPVGTECELTAEAHQDRKGYTLTIDLGDKAQVAAPGLTLVATNTYVRDLGGFEVTKVVGGDDADAAKDKKFLIDYECFDPIVGGGSMSGSIPVSVAGGPARVTGIPTGWECSLSEDEKSAERPNYTSTKRVVEPSRLVIPDKPDTPDANNLVSVTVTNEYSRDHGSFAVTKKVTGDDADTFRDKVFKVNYTCGEQSGVVEVKGDGVAVPGPRVPTGTKCVLSEDLASATADNYAVAPLVTPAEFVVSEKDSVTAVQVTNEFKRDKGGLALTKQVTGDAATLAPKEFTFEYTCTGLPAGETRQAKVTPGKVTQITDLPTGKCTITELAADVAQTDRVTLLSVNGGNAVDGNSVEVDVEKQQTVSVHAENEYTAHRAKFEISKVVNADVDPAGIIADNVYEFTYKCENRGTFEGSLFVRADGKPVASPELPTGSKCTVEEVASSAAHSGFDVVTPKPFEFTLGEKDSVHKIEAVNNYTRHRGTFSLAKVVKSVVQTGGGSYTFSYECTDGTKGDLVVPGDGKAVASNANIEVGASCRVWEDVEKAQRPGLLLRPAGDMTFTIDSKGQHVELTAVNTYTPPVVPFIPLIPIVPPLNPVVPGSAPPPASGNILTQIVEKGGQLAKTGVSGMVLPLAGLALILIAGGVVLVRRKKD is encoded by the coding sequence GTGAAACGCTACCGAAGATTTTGGCAGCTACCCGCTACGGTGGTGGCTGCCCTTGGATTGGTGATCGGCGGTGCACCACCGGCGGCGGCCGATGACACCACCACGAGTCAGGCGACGTCCGCGACGCCCACGCCATCACAGACTTCAGAGGCCCCCGAACCAAGCGCATCGAGCACGCCATCGACGACTGATGCGGGAGATCCTGAACCGCCGGGGGAACCCGGTAACTTGGACCCAACCCCAGTACCGAACCCAATTGCTGGAACGAACCTGAGCTATTCCGTGAAGGTTCTTTCCGATGGCACCGTGGACTTTGACAGTGACGATTCCGCAGGCAATGACTCCGGCCCGAAAAACGGGATCGTGCGCGTCAACGATACGGTGACGTACCGCCTGAACTTTGCGGTCAACGAGGGACAGGGATCAAACTCCACATTCACCCTTTCGTTACCTAAGGGCATGGAATTTGATTCGCTTCCCAGCGTGTGCCTGTCCGGCAATATCAGCCCTTCCAGCGCGGGCGAGCCTAGCCTGCCGCTGAGCGCGAGCAGTGTCGACGAGCTAAAGGAACAAACCCTGACCTGTAACGTCGGCACGCTGAGCGCTGACTCGAAGGTCATTGATATCACCGCCAGGGTCTTGGGCTACGTGCACAATGGCACGGAGCTCAAACCGACAAAGGCGACGCTCAAGGTAGATGGGTCCCCCGAATACGTTGTGCCTGAGGATGAACTTCCGGAAGTCACGGCGTCGGCACGCCTCAAGTGGGACATCTCCATGAACTCCATCGCGCTTGAGGAAGACAAAGGCTATTTCTACGGCCCAGCCACGGAGCCCTGTCCTTGGGATAAGGCGCGGGTGTGTAAGCGCTCGGGCTTGAACCTGCTTATCAGCGCCCCGACCAGTGGTAAAGGCGCGATGCCCGCGATCGGCGATTTCACTGCCACCGCAGACCTCTCGTTTGAAACGATGTACCCGCAATTGAGCTCCGCGCAGCTGGAAAAGGCCAACGGGGACAAGGACAAGTACGGTTCGCGCATCGTGTATGTGGGCGGCTATTACAGCGCCCCAGGGCCGAAAATTGGCATCACAGACCAGGGACTTCTGCATACCCCAACCAATGCGGTGCGGGATTCCGGCGCTATTACCTTTGATAAAGATAAGGTCGCAGAGCCCGTAGAATTCCGCGTGAGCGGGGCGGATATGTCACTGCGCACGTACCCCTCCCATGCGTTGCGCCCGGATAATACGCCTATCCCCGGCAATAGGGCCTACGCCGTATCGCACTATTTCAGCGTGTATACGCCGGTGGATACGATCAGGGAGTTCGGTGTTGAAAAAGACGGCGTGAGAACCCTACATACCACCTATCGGTACACCGAACTTGATATGAACGGGTTTACCAGCAATGATCACCTGAACCTTGCTGGGCAAGACGCGTTTAATGATTACCGCACCGCAACGCCGAACATCACCACGAAGGGTTCCCTGAATAAGGCGTTTACCGGTGTGCCTGGGGCGGAGCGCAATATGGCTCCGGTCGAGTTTTCGCCCGGTTATGCGTCCCGCGGCGAGGGGCCTCCCGGCGGCGCAACCATCCGCAGCGGCGGCATTACCGTGGCGCCCAGCCAGGAGGTGCTTTCGCAGCTGCTGGTCGTGGGTTCGCGCTCGGAGGACCCGATAGATAAGACCGTGGTGCTGTGCGATTCCTGGGACAATAGCCGTTTGCACTTGCATGCGAAAGACGTGCCGGCGAGCGCGTACCCTGGCACCACCTTCCAGTCCATTCCTTCAAATGGCGCGCCGGTGTGGGTTTCCGGCTACAACAACGTGAAGTCCGGGGACGGTACCCGCTGGGCCACCTCGGCGGCAGAGGCACCGCAGCTCACGGTGCAATACTCTGCTAAGCCTGGCGGCGCCGAAGCGGCTTCCCAGTGCGGCGACGATAACGGTCCGTGGTTCGATGACCCCGCCGCAGTACCGGGTAACGACGCCGCGCTGCTCGCCAAAGGCATTTACACCGGCGTGGGCCGCGTGCGCGTGCATGCCGTCTTGCCGGGACCGGTAGCCAATACGGTTTCCGCAGGTAGCGGCGTAACCATGGTGTTGAGCATTAACCATCGGGTGTCTGAGACCAATAATAATGTTGGCGATATCGTGCCGAACTGGGCAGCGATGAAGGCTATCGACGCCGTGATCCCCGATGTGAATGCCGCGCTGCAGGATCCGACCGCTTGGTCGAATTCCGGGTACGTTCCAGACAAGCATCAGGGTTCTCCCGGCGATCGTCTGATTGTCGCGCTGGCCCAGGCCCGCGTGGATAAGAAGGTTCGCCGTGGTACGGATGGCGAATTTACGGATACCCCGCCGCAGGTCAATGGTGGCGGCACCGTTGATAGCGCCACGGGGCAGATTGTGCCCCCGGATACCGTGCAATTCCGTCTCACGCCGTCGCTGACCTCTGGTGCGCTGACCACCGGGATTCTCAAGGAATACTGGGTGGAGGATTGCGTACCTACCTCGCTCGACTATGAGAGCGCCGAGCCGCGGCCGGCCATTGTGCAAAAGGTGGCCAAGAAGGATGGCTCCGACACTGAGGTGGTGCTGCCGGATGGCGCAAAGATCACGGGCTGCAAGGCGGATGAAACCTATATCCGCTGGGTGTATCCGCAGCAAGAGGTCAATAGGCCCATGGATCCGATCATCTTGACCACCAAGGTTTCCCCGCTCGCGCAGGCCGGCGTGTACAAGAACACGGTGCTGGTGTGGGCCGAAGGCGACCAAAGCGACGTCAAGCAGCGGCTCGATTCCGCCGAGGTGCAGATCAATAACCTGGGCGGCATCAAATTGGACAAGGTCGCGCTGACCCCCGAGGTGCAGGTAAACCGCACTGGCCAGCAGCACCACGAGCTGAACAAGTGGCAGGTTTCCCTGGTGAACACCGTGCCCCCGGGCGATGATGCGCCGGTAGAAAACCCCGACATCATCGATGTGCTGCCAAAGAACGGTGAGGCGGACTCCAACTTCAATGGTTCGCTGAGCTTTGTTTCCGCCAAGGTGGTCAATGGCGGCGATAAGGTTCGCATCCAATACACCAAGGATCCGGACGTTAAGCTTGATCCGCGCGACCAAGGCAGCACCGTGTGGTGCGACGCGCCGACAAGCAATGATGAGGGCTGCCCCAAGGAGTTGGCCGAGGTCACCGGGTTGCGCATCCAACGGCCCGGCAAGTTTGTGAGCTCGGATAAGATCACCGTGGAAGTGGCCATGAAGGGTGAGGGCAACGCCAAGGGCGATGTGTACGTCAACCGTGCCTTCGCCGTGGCACAGGGCCTGCAATTCCCGGTCGGCCCCATCGTCCGGCCCGAACGCGTCGTCGAATCCTCGATCGGTGACTACACCTGGTGGGACATCAACCGCAACGGCATCCAAGATGATTTCGGTGGCGCTCCCGAAAAGCCAGCACCCGGGGTGACCGTGAAGCTGGAGGGCACCGACGACCTTGGCAACAAGGTCGCGTTGGAAACCACCACCAATGATGCCGGGCGCTATCTCTTCTCAACGCTGCGCGCCTCCGATGCAAAGGGATACAAGATCACCTTTGCCGGCAAGGGCAAGCTGACCACGCAGAAGGCCCCCGGCTCGAACGTGGACAACGATTCGAACGCAAATCCGGACACGGGTGAGTCCGATCCGGTTGTGCTGCCCCCGAACACCGAAAACCTGTCCGTTGACGCCGGCTTCACGGCAACCGGCAGCCTAGTGTTTACGAAGCTGCTGAAGGGGCAGGGCGTGGATAAGTACGCGCCTGGGGACGAACTCGAGTTCGACGTGCGCTGCGTGCTGGACGGCCAGGAAGTGCTGCAAAAGACGCTCACCATGACCGTGCCGAAGGGGAAGACCGAAATTACGGCCGACCCGATCAAGGACATTCCGGCGGGTGCGGTCTGTACCGTCACCGAGACCAAGGGCGGCAACTCCGACCCCGGAACTCCGCCCAGCACCAGTGTAGAAATTGAGTTCGATAGCGAAACCGGTACCGGCAATGAGGAACAGATCGCGCTGACGAACAACTATTCGGCAGGCGTGATTCGGATTGCCAAGAAGCTCACCGGTGAGCCGCAGGCCATCGAAGACGCGAAAACCCGCAACTTTGTGTTCGATGTGACCTGTAAGCTCGCGGACGACCAACCGCCGGTGCTGCATATCCAAGGCGTCACCGTGACCGGTGAAAACTCCGTGGAAGTCAAGGGTGAAGACGGCAACCCGGCCAAGCTGCCCAAGGGCGCGAAGTGCTGGGCGGCGGAAACCGACGCCGCGGGAGCGATCGCAACTACGATCGATCACCACGACTTCGCCTCCGGCGCATTGATCGACCCGGCTAATCCGGAGGAGCTCGCGGAAATCACCATTACGGCGACCAATACCGTGGAAATCCCGCGCGTGCCGTTCAAGGTATCCAAGGTGCTCGTGGCCAACGGTTCCACCGGTAGCGACGAATTCGGCATTAATTACCAATGCTCCGCACCCGGGCGTGACGCTGCTGGTGCGGAAGTCCCCGCCGACGGCAGCGTGAAGGTGACCGCGGGCACGGACGTTCTTGTCGGTGACTTCCCCGTGGGCACGGAATGCGAACTCACGGCCGAAGCGCATCAGGATCGCAAGGGCTACACCCTAACCATCGATCTCGGCGACAAAGCCCAAGTTGCGGCCCCCGGCCTGACCCTTGTGGCTACGAACACCTATGTGCGTGACCTCGGCGGCTTCGAGGTGACCAAGGTTGTCGGTGGCGACGATGCGGACGCCGCGAAAGACAAGAAGTTCCTGATCGACTACGAGTGCTTCGATCCGATAGTCGGCGGCGGCTCCATGTCGGGTTCCATCCCGGTCTCCGTGGCTGGCGGCCCCGCACGAGTTACCGGCATCCCCACCGGTTGGGAATGTAGCTTAAGCGAGGATGAGAAGTCTGCGGAACGCCCGAACTACACGTCCACCAAACGTGTGGTTGAGCCCAGCAGGCTCGTTATTCCGGACAAGCCCGATACGCCCGATGCGAACAACCTGGTATCGGTCACGGTGACCAATGAATACTCCCGCGACCACGGCAGCTTCGCCGTAACCAAGAAGGTCACCGGCGACGATGCCGATACCTTCCGCGACAAGGTATTCAAGGTGAACTACACCTGCGGCGAGCAAAGCGGCGTGGTTGAGGTCAAGGGCGACGGCGTAGCGGTCCCCGGTCCGCGCGTGCCCACCGGCACCAAGTGCGTGCTCTCCGAAGACCTCGCCTCGGCAACCGCGGACAACTATGCGGTAGCCCCGCTGGTCACGCCGGCCGAGTTTGTGGTCTCCGAAAAGGATTCCGTGACCGCGGTGCAGGTGACCAATGAATTCAAGCGCGATAAGGGCGGATTGGCGTTGACCAAGCAGGTCACCGGCGACGCCGCAACCCTCGCGCCAAAGGAATTCACGTTCGAATACACCTGTACCGGATTGCCGGCGGGCGAAACGCGCCAGGCCAAGGTAACCCCCGGTAAGGTCACCCAGATCACCGATTTGCCCACCGGTAAGTGCACCATCACCGAGCTGGCCGCGGACGTGGCCCAAACCGACCGCGTTACCCTGCTGAGTGTGAATGGCGGCAATGCCGTTGACGGAAACAGCGTTGAGGTGGACGTCGAAAAGCAGCAAACGGTGAGCGTGCACGCGGAGAACGAATACACCGCACATCGTGCGAAGTTCGAGATCAGCAAGGTGGTCAACGCGGACGTGGACCCAGCGGGCATCATCGCCGACAACGTCTACGAGTTCACATATAAGTGCGAAAACCGTGGCACCTTCGAAGGCAGCCTCTTTGTGCGTGCCGACGGCAAACCCGTCGCCTCGCCAGAGCTTCCCACCGGCAGCAAGTGCACCGTCGAAGAAGTGGCCAGCTCCGCAGCGCACTCCGGATTCGACGTGGTAACCCCCAAGCCATTCGAATTCACGCTCGGCGAGAAAGACTCCGTGCACAAGATCGAAGCCGTGAACAACTACACCCGGCATCGTGGCACGTTCTCGCTGGCAAAGGTGGTCAAGTCCGTCGTGCAAACCGGCGGTGGGAGCTACACCTTCAGCTACGAATGTACGGACGGAACCAAGGGCGATCTGGTGGTGCCCGGCGACGGTAAAGCGGTGGCGTCCAACGCCAATATCGAGGTCGGCGCTAGCTGCCGCGTCTGGGAGGACGTGGAGAAGGCGCAACGCCCAGGGCTGTTGCTGCGGCCCGCCGGCGACATGACATTTACTATCGATTCCAAGGGCCAGCACGTGGAGCTCACGGCAGTGAATACTTACACGCCGCCGGTGGTCCCGTTCATCCCGCTGATCCCGATCGTGCCGCCGCTGAACCCGGTGGTGCCCGGTTCGGCCCCGCCGCCCGCGAGCGGAAATATCTTGACCCAAATCGTGGAAAAGGGTGGCCAATTGGCTAAAACCGGTGTGAGTGGGATGGTCTTGCCGCTCGCCGGGCTGGCACTGATCCTGATCGCAGGAGGTGTGGTGCTGGTACGCCGCAAGAAAGACTAA
- a CDS encoding acetyl-CoA C-acyltransferase — MVSHSPSGADVVIVGAARTPHGRLLGQLASYSAPALGAVAIAGALGSIPAAKIEAVFMGQVLQAGAGQNPAKQAALAAGISPSAHTSTVNKVCLSGLAAIIDAARLVRSGEASVVVAGGMESMTQAPHLLRNVRTQHKYGHITAIDHMAYDGLTAADLGISMGELTEKYADVYPVTREEQDAYAAESHRRAAAAWADGIMAREVVPVGECTSDQGVRPETTAETLAKLRPAFIPTGTITAGNSSPITDGAAAVVLTTRDVAKREGWDVLATLCAVGQTAGPDSSLQQQPADALRAALERQGWSAEDLDIVEINEAFAAVVVHSARVLGIDPAAVNANGGAIALGHPIGASGARLVVHAAHQLAAGAGERAGVALCGGGGQGEALLLAKG, encoded by the coding sequence GTGGTTTCCCATTCCCCCTCGGGCGCAGACGTAGTCATCGTTGGCGCCGCCCGCACCCCGCATGGTCGATTACTCGGCCAGCTCGCGTCATATTCCGCCCCCGCCCTTGGTGCCGTCGCCATCGCGGGCGCCCTGGGCTCGATTCCCGCCGCGAAGATCGAAGCTGTGTTCATGGGCCAAGTGCTTCAGGCGGGGGCCGGGCAGAATCCGGCGAAGCAGGCCGCGTTGGCTGCGGGGATTAGCCCCAGCGCGCACACGTCCACGGTAAACAAGGTGTGCCTGTCCGGCCTCGCCGCGATTATCGACGCCGCGCGCCTCGTCCGCTCCGGTGAGGCCAGCGTGGTCGTCGCTGGCGGCATGGAGTCTATGACCCAAGCCCCGCATCTCCTCCGAAACGTGCGTACCCAGCATAAATACGGTCATATCACCGCCATCGATCACATGGCGTATGACGGCCTGACCGCCGCTGATCTCGGTATTTCCATGGGTGAGCTCACCGAAAAATACGCGGATGTGTATCCGGTGACCCGGGAGGAGCAGGACGCCTACGCCGCGGAGTCGCATCGCCGCGCGGCGGCCGCCTGGGCTGACGGGATCATGGCCCGCGAGGTCGTCCCGGTTGGCGAATGCACGAGCGATCAAGGCGTTCGCCCTGAAACTACCGCGGAGACGTTGGCCAAGCTGCGGCCCGCCTTTATTCCGACCGGCACGATTACCGCCGGGAACTCCTCGCCGATCACGGACGGTGCGGCCGCCGTGGTGCTGACCACCCGCGACGTCGCAAAGCGGGAGGGTTGGGATGTGCTGGCTACGTTGTGTGCGGTCGGCCAGACGGCGGGCCCCGATTCCTCGTTGCAGCAGCAACCCGCGGACGCGCTGCGCGCCGCATTAGAACGCCAGGGCTGGTCGGCCGAGGATCTTGACATCGTGGAAATTAACGAAGCTTTTGCCGCCGTGGTGGTGCATTCGGCGCGTGTGCTTGGCATCGATCCCGCCGCCGTCAATGCGAACGGGGGTGCGATTGCCTTGGGGCATCCGATTGGCGCTTCGGGGGCCCGGCTGGTGGTGCATGCCGCTCATCAATTGGCCGCAGGTGCCGGGGAACGCGCTGGCGTCGCATTGTGCGGCGGTGGCGGCCAAGGCGAAGCCCTGCTACTAGCAAAAGGATGA
- a CDS encoding HNH endonuclease signature motif containing protein has protein sequence MTTQQVDPVDSVVGFVVDDPQNFIGAAELEANRVFLHNWLLATFGLDVHRLNIRALVKEFAVHSGTYSEARMYNIVGGCFLLHERLPGLKAHALEHNYLNYERLRTIWFALVTVSLDAPGYVWRDIDTVLVGLFTPTRANQPLPSTRRIRQVLRDTLIRLHIVEETPPEEELTEEAMAARITAMCGVELWESPHAGVSVLNVTLPSDEAHEIKQRLAAGAKKLNLREDEIITNRICGSGEQRDAGCTVHLFGLGTLTEATKVVPERLHGVGLLTGEQRDRISGRDFAYTNIGDVAEVLRAAHDPTEEQRLLIMGRDGTCRFPDCTMDATFCDIDHVINHEVGGWTTASNLQCLCRHHHNFKTDRHATASTDTYGNVTWRFATGATITTIPQGVLAGHVVGCPAGITTRHSQPTKTEEDYQQPPIREDFGRWGTTLINYRNRQRARYLARHRLVANIPTELPPLPEAPHPEPPPDDQWPQEPPTDYTPPRPRWAKPPYQLAKLQKRARQAKHHRRTNTPRKRQRRS, from the coding sequence ATGACGACGCAACAGGTGGATCCGGTGGATTCGGTGGTGGGGTTTGTGGTGGATGATCCGCAGAATTTCATTGGTGCCGCCGAGTTGGAGGCCAATCGGGTGTTTTTACATAATTGGTTGTTGGCGACCTTTGGGTTGGATGTGCACCGGTTGAATATCCGTGCGTTGGTGAAGGAATTCGCGGTGCACAGTGGCACGTATTCTGAAGCGCGGATGTATAACATTGTGGGTGGGTGTTTCCTGCTGCATGAGCGCCTTCCCGGGTTGAAGGCGCACGCGCTGGAGCACAATTATCTTAATTATGAGCGGTTGCGGACGATTTGGTTTGCCCTGGTGACGGTGTCTTTGGATGCCCCGGGCTATGTGTGGCGTGATATCGATACTGTGTTGGTGGGGTTGTTTACCCCGACCAGGGCGAATCAACCGTTGCCGAGTACGCGGCGGATCCGGCAGGTGCTGCGCGATACCTTGATCCGGTTGCACATTGTGGAGGAAACCCCACCGGAGGAGGAGTTAACCGAGGAGGCGATGGCCGCCCGGATTACGGCGATGTGTGGGGTGGAATTGTGGGAAAGCCCGCATGCTGGGGTCAGTGTGCTCAATGTGACCTTACCCAGTGATGAAGCCCATGAGATTAAACAACGCCTAGCCGCGGGGGCGAAAAAGTTGAACCTGCGGGAAGATGAGATCATCACGAATCGTATTTGCGGGAGTGGGGAGCAGCGGGATGCCGGGTGTACCGTCCACCTGTTTGGCCTTGGTACCCTTACCGAGGCCACGAAGGTGGTCCCGGAGCGGCTGCATGGGGTGGGTTTACTCACCGGGGAGCAACGCGACCGGATTAGTGGCCGGGATTTTGCCTACACCAATATTGGCGATGTGGCGGAGGTGTTGCGGGCTGCGCATGATCCCACCGAGGAGCAACGCTTGTTGATCATGGGCCGGGATGGCACCTGCCGGTTCCCGGACTGCACCATGGACGCTACTTTCTGTGACATTGATCATGTGATCAACCATGAGGTCGGTGGGTGGACCACCGCCTCGAATCTGCAGTGTTTGTGTCGGCATCACCACAATTTCAAAACCGACCGGCACGCCACCGCCAGCACCGATACCTACGGTAATGTCACCTGGCGGTTTGCCACCGGTGCGACGATTACCACGATTCCGCAGGGGGTGCTTGCCGGCCATGTGGTGGGCTGCCCCGCAGGGATCACCACCCGCCACAGCCAGCCCACGAAAACCGAGGAGGACTACCAGCAGCCGCCGATCCGGGAGGATTTCGGCCGGTGGGGCACCACCTTAATCAACTACCGCAACCGGCAACGCGCCCGCTACCTCGCCCGCCACCGGCTGGTTGCCAATATTCCCACCGAACTGCCGCCCCTGCCCGAAGCCCCACACCCCGAACCCCCACCAGATGACCAATGGCCCCAAGAACCACCCACAGACTACACACCGCCCAGGCCACGATGGGCGAAACCACCCTACCAGCTGGCGAAACTGCAGAAACGAGCGCGCCAAGCCAAACACCACCGCCGAACCAACACACCGCGCAAACGCCAACGCCGCAGCTAA
- a CDS encoding enoyl-CoA hydratase/isomerase family protein, whose translation MSTVIAETVGKAGIITLNRPQAMNALTLEMVREMAACLQAWRTDDNVALVIVRGAGERGLCAGGDVVGLYHDAQARGTEGATFWAEEYQLNLDIAQYPKPYVALQTGIVLGGGIGISAHGSHRIVTDSTRVGMPETGIGFVPDVGGTYLLARAADNLGVHLALTGAHVGAAEAIACGLSDVYVPEDRLDPLVEALCETGDPGVIDNYAQSVPEGFAAERADMSRIYAADSVEQILERLDAEEADWAADAARRIRRNCPLALKVTLESVRLARGQSLAEALDTEFRVSNNMQRGTEFIEGVRAQLVDKDRSPKWNPATLEEVTPEAVAAMFGPIEDPRIADINLASKEQ comes from the coding sequence ATGAGCACTGTGATCGCAGAAACCGTAGGCAAGGCGGGGATTATTACCCTGAATAGGCCGCAGGCAATGAACGCCTTGACGCTGGAGATGGTGCGCGAGATGGCAGCATGCCTGCAGGCGTGGCGCACGGACGACAATGTCGCGCTGGTGATCGTCCGCGGCGCCGGCGAACGCGGACTATGCGCAGGTGGGGACGTTGTGGGCCTCTACCACGATGCGCAGGCGCGCGGCACCGAAGGCGCCACCTTCTGGGCCGAGGAATACCAACTGAACCTCGATATCGCGCAATACCCCAAGCCGTATGTGGCGCTGCAGACCGGCATCGTGCTGGGCGGCGGCATCGGCATTTCCGCGCACGGTTCGCACAGGATTGTTACCGATAGCACGCGTGTTGGCATGCCTGAGACCGGCATTGGCTTCGTTCCTGATGTGGGCGGGACGTACCTGCTGGCCCGCGCCGCCGACAATCTCGGCGTGCATCTTGCGCTTACCGGCGCGCACGTAGGTGCCGCCGAAGCCATCGCGTGCGGGCTTAGCGACGTCTACGTGCCCGAAGACCGCCTCGACCCACTGGTAGAAGCTTTGTGCGAAACTGGCGATCCCGGGGTGATCGATAACTACGCCCAATCCGTGCCGGAAGGCTTCGCCGCGGAGCGCGCCGACATGTCCCGCATCTACGCCGCTGACAGCGTAGAACAAATTCTCGAACGGCTCGATGCGGAGGAAGCCGATTGGGCCGCCGACGCCGCCCGCCGTATCCGCCGCAATTGCCCGCTGGCGCTGAAGGTCACCCTGGAATCGGTGCGGCTGGCCCGCGGCCAAAGCTTGGCGGAAGCACTGGATACCGAATTCCGCGTTTCCAACAATATGCAACGCGGCACCGAATTTATCGAGGGCGTGCGCGCCCAATTGGTGGACAAGGACCGCTCCCCGAAGTGGAATCCGGCTACGTTGGAGGAAGTAACCCCCGAAGCAGTCGCCGCCATGTTCGGACCGATCGAAGACCCCCGCATCGCCGATATCAACCTAGCCTCGAAGGAGCAATAG
- a CDS encoding enoyl-CoA hydratase: MVNYENILVDTNGRVATITLNRPKALNALNDATMREVAAATQALDADPAVGCIVITGSEKAFAAGADIKEMAEQSATGMFSSDWFAGWDALGRVRKPVIAAVSGYALGGGCELAMMCDFILASETAKFGQPEINLGVLPGMGGSQRLTRAVGKSKAMDMCLTGRMMDAQEALQSGLVSRVLPAEGFLDEVAKVAELIAAKSLVAAQMVKETVNAAFETTLQQGIMFERRVFHSVFASEDQKEGMAAFVEKRDPEFKHR, from the coding sequence ATAGTGAACTACGAAAATATCCTGGTGGATACGAATGGCCGCGTCGCCACCATCACCCTCAACCGCCCCAAGGCCCTCAATGCGCTAAACGACGCCACGATGCGAGAGGTCGCCGCCGCCACCCAGGCGCTGGACGCGGACCCCGCAGTCGGCTGCATCGTGATCACCGGAAGCGAAAAGGCGTTCGCCGCCGGTGCCGATATCAAAGAAATGGCGGAACAATCAGCCACCGGCATGTTTTCCTCCGATTGGTTTGCCGGCTGGGACGCGCTGGGACGGGTACGCAAGCCGGTGATCGCGGCGGTGTCCGGATACGCATTGGGCGGCGGCTGCGAACTCGCCATGATGTGCGACTTTATCCTCGCCTCCGAGACCGCCAAGTTTGGCCAACCCGAAATCAATCTGGGCGTGCTGCCCGGTATGGGTGGCTCGCAGCGGCTTACCCGCGCCGTCGGAAAGTCCAAGGCCATGGACATGTGTTTGACGGGGCGCATGATGGACGCCCAGGAGGCCCTGCAATCCGGCCTGGTGTCCCGAGTGCTGCCCGCGGAGGGATTCTTGGACGAGGTAGCCAAGGTGGCCGAACTCATCGCCGCCAAGTCTTTGGTGGCTGCGCAAATGGTCAAGGAAACCGTGAACGCCGCCTTTGAGACCACGCTGCAGCAGGGCATTATGTTCGAACGCCGCGTGTTCCACTCCGTCTTCGCCTCCGAGGACCAAAAGGAAGGCATGGCCGCGTTCGTGGAAAAGCGGGATCCTGAATTTAAGCATCGCTAA